TAATCAAGGAAAGGACGCTGCAGGGCTCCTGAGTttcgcatccggtaaaggcgctccgcatggagtccaggctattccactgccgaccgtggatgagAGTTCTCAGGGGACGGCGCACAGTTGGCTGAGCGCCACCTGGGGGGGGAGGGCttatgtcggccagggtgtcctcggctcaccgtgcaccagcgacccctgtggtctggccgggcgcctgtgggcttgcctgtaagctgcccagagctgcgctgtcctccgatgctgtagctctgggttggctgcatggcgggcctgcagagtgaaaagaagtggtcggctgacggtgtgttcatcttcgccactcctgagtcagcgcaagggtggtagtggtgaggtgagcctaaaatacaattggatatttcaaattgggagaaaaacggggtaaaatcaattggcaactactaaatttaaaaaaaggggacGCTGTTACAATTAGATTCAGTATTTAATTAGAGTTGAGATTAAAGTACATAGAGCTAACTAAGTTATTCCAATCAATCCTACTGGCATTTCATATGTCTGGCATATTCCTCCATAAAATGTTCACACATCAtggtaaaattgtatttttttttcacattaatattatttaacaaatgtgagtgccatctttaaaccgtattttaatatttacaactgaagttgtttaaagatggtgctcacTTTATAATAAATGATCTTAAAATGAGCAACATCACACAAGTGGATTAGGATATCGATATCGTAGAAAAATAAGAAcgtggcaaaaaataaataaaaataaaaacagttgatTTCTTCAAATGAATcccatggtagttccattaaaagagaaacaaatttcataataaatatttcatttttgccaTCACTTGTTGGCAAAATTCCCATCTTCTAAAGCCTTTTCCATTAATCTTTACCAATCTTAAAGGAAGATTTTCAACAGTGTAGTCATACCTCCGGCGTCAGTGTCTTTCTTGATTGTTTAGGCAAGACTAGCCCCCAGAGGGTGCTGCAGCCCTGGCTGACCGGGATCATTGCGGTAGTGGTCTTCCTCTTCCTCGTCTTCATCGCCTTCCTCGTCAACAAAGTTTGGTGTGAGGAGCGCAGGTGAGTTGTGCACAACGCGTTCTATTTACTGTATTGCTAGGAGCATTCTGGAAACGTGGTGTATTAGCTacactgtattgtttttgtttgatatTGGAAACTTCTAGAATTTCTGTATAATAGATCTCTTTTTGTATAAGAGATGTTTTGGGCCAGAGTACCATGAGGCTGCTCAAACTGTATACCACTATTAAGATATACAATATCATGTAAAGAAATCGATACATGAATCTTTAGCTGTCTtgtccattgtgtgtgtgtgtgtgtaacaggttGCTAGGACCTATAAAACACAATTTCTGAACAAGAGAATTCGACCTATCAGTGCTCTTCCATTTCACAGTAGTTTCACACTCTTAGGCCAGGTCTTAGGATcgcagtgattcagcatcaacagtaTGACTAAGTAACCCATTCTAAGCGCAATCTCACTTGTGTTTTGTACAACCACCAGTGAGAAGACCAAAACATCCATGTTTAAGTTTAAAAAGATTGTCTTTTCTAAAACAGCCGCAGTAAGCATGTTCTTTTACTTTCCAGTGAGGAGGCCGATCCACAGCATGTGAAAGTACATGACTATGTGTTGACCAACGGCTCCAACTCTGAACTCGTCCTGGATGCAGTCAGGTGAGAGACTGATGTTTTTAAAATCTCCATGGCAGGAGACTTTGAGTTTATTCCTTTTAGTCTCCTGGTTACATACTCTCTTCAGCCATTAGTGAAGCATTTGTGTGTAAATTGGAGGAAGTAATAAATACCTGACTGATAAGAAGATCATTTACAGACTAATGCTTAAAAAAGTAAACTAAAGCTACACTGTTGTTTGAATTTGCACTTATAGTTAATATCAAATTAGGGTCGATGTTAAAGTGCTTAGAGCTAATAATTTAATTCTAGTAATATTACCTAATATTATAAAGGTTTCGCACAAGATAGTAAATGTGCTTTTGatttttaaatagcatttatAAAGGGACAAGGGTCGAAGAATGGAAACATTTCCTATGCAAGTTGGCTTACCATTAATTGAACTATCATAGGGTATATGTTCAGAAATGAACTTtttctattgccacattcttattgtttttcttttatgtgAATCCAGTCCTACGTATGCTCATTTGTGCAATTTTGCTCAATTGAAGGTCATTTTTTCTActgcatcctttttttttttgaagtgagCACCACCTTTTACCTCAGTCTTCAGTATGTGGATTAGCATTAGGTGATGTGATCAATATTTAAAGGCGGTACTGTTTAAAGATaatgcacacatttaaaaaaaaacaaaaaaactgaaagtaGAAAAATGTGCTTAAAATTAGCAAAAATGTCATAGAGAATAAGGGTGTGGCAACagacaagttaatttctgcaaatatacctcATGGTAGATCCATTAAACAACTTCTAtagtaaacatttcatttttggcctTCACTTTTAGACCCGTCATTACTGACCGCTTCTTGAAGATATTTCATTGCTGCAGTTCCAGCGTGCCCTCGAATTTCACTTTAAGAGGTCACGTGAAGGAACGACGTTGAAAATACGGGAGTCAGAGGAAACGCAGTGATTGGTAAAGCGATTGAAAGCCAAAGCTTCTGGGAGTTTGTTCTTTTAAAACTTCCAGACTCCCAACAGTAATTCCTCCAGAACCCAATCACTACTTCTCCAATGACCCCTCTGCTGATGTATGCCATGCTCAGCTCATCAGACTGATAGCTCTTGTGTGGTGGGGGGTAGATGTTACTGACACACTCATTAA
The Acipenser ruthenus chromosome 10, fAciRut3.2 maternal haplotype, whole genome shotgun sequence DNA segment above includes these coding regions:
- the LOC117401201 gene encoding PDZK1-interacting protein 1-like; translation: MQKTSVALLCLLFGAAVAQHGKTSPQRVLQPWLTGIIAVVVFLFLVFIAFLVNKVWCEERSEEADPQHVKVHDYVLTNGSNSELVLDAVRSKEHEGAYENVGMDQECKVTTTAM